Proteins from one Anopheles nili chromosome 2, idAnoNiliSN_F5_01, whole genome shotgun sequence genomic window:
- the LOC128731073 gene encoding spondin-1, translating to MWVAPPTGSGCVSISAMVYESEQQWYADDGALTKVMCEHKPMPRIQKGECCACDEAKYSLTFEGIWSNETHPKDYPFAIWLTHFSDVIGASHDTNFSFWGEQHIATDGFRMLAEWGSIRLLEQELRAKGSRLRTLIKAAGLWYPRVNANTSSTFRVDRKHHKISLASMFGPSPDWVVGVSGLDLCRKDCTWTESLDMDLYPWDAGTDSGISYMSANAETQPRERMHRITTLYPEDPRAPFYNPQSSVMTPLARLYLRRERVMPRSCDEQFLQAQVLELSENTEEETRPECATTGYTDWTPCSVTCGKGIRMRTREYMRPNEAAGARCNRQLIAKEMCVADVPECEGDGREGENAASSEDVGQSEATVDEAGEGVGVCRTTRWSDWSACSASCGIGVTMRTRTFLENMGRKKCPHISVVEKQKCMQPECSITDMEVPDALCPTTAWSDWSPCSATCGKGVHIRTRLLLLTPEEQPRCQNRIELNQQRPCSEKVDCLYDTFTAQEICSQAPEVGPCRGRYQRYAFDSNQGTCVPFYYGGCRGNRNNFLTSDDCMHTCARARSVSTTVRPSTPDPFDALPVDCVLSDWSEWTSCSVTCGTGRSERIRSIMTHPRNGGMPCPPRVVKRRKCTGPPCN from the exons ATGTGGGTggcaccacccaccggttccggttgcgtCAGCATCTCCGCTATGGTTTACGAATCTGAGCAACAATGGTACGCCGACGACGGGGCACTGACAAAGGTGATGTGTGAACACAAACCGATGCCAAGGATTCAAAAGGGTGAATGTTGTGCGTGTGACGAGGCTAAGTACAGT TTAACGTTTGAGGGCATCTGGTCGAATGAAACGCATCCTAAGGACTACCCATTCGCGATTTGGCTGACACATTTCTCGGATGTGATCGGAGCTTCGCACGATACAAACTTCTCGTTCTGGGGCGAGCAACACATTGCGACCGATGGCTTCCGGATGCTGGCCGAATGGGGCTCCATCCGGTTGCTCGAGCAGGAACTGCGAGCCAAAGGATCACGCCTTCGAACCCTTATTAAAGCGGCCGGATTGTGGTACCCGCGGGTAAACGCCAACACAAGCTCAACGTTCCGGGTTGACCGGAAACACCACAAAATCTCGCTGGCGTCTATGTTCGGTCCATCACCCGACTGGGTGGTCGGTGTTAGTGGGCTCGATCTCTGCCGCAAGGATTGCACCTGGACGGAATCGCTCGATATGGACCTGTACCCGTGGGACGCCGGAACTGACAGTGGCATTAGCTATATGTCGGCAAACGCCGAAACGCAGCCACGGGAGCGAATGCACCGAATTACCACACTCTATCCCGAGGATCCACGGGCGCCATTTTATAACCCACAATCGTCGGTGATGACACCGTTAGCCCGGCTTTACCTACGTCGAGAGCGTGTGATGCCTCGCAGCTGTGACGAGCAGTTCCTGCAGGCGCAGGTGTTGGAGTTATCCGAGAATACCGAGGAGGAAACACGACCGGAATGTGCCACCACCGGGTACACCGACTGGACACCGTGTTCCGTTACGTGTGGCAAGGGTATTCGTATGCGTACGCGCGAGTATATGCGACCGAATGAAGCTGCTGGTGCGCGTTGCAATCGGCAGCTGATCGCGAAGGAGATGTGCGTCGCGGATGTGCCCGAGTGTGAGGGAGATGGGCGTGAGGGTGAGAATGCTGCCAGCTCGGAGGATGTTGGTCAGTCGGAGGCGACGGTGGATGAGGCGGGTGAGGGTGTTGGCGTTTGTCGGACGACGCGTTGGAGTGATTGGTCTGCGTGTTCGGCAAGCTGCGGTATTGGTGTGACGATGAGGACACGCACTTTCTTGGAGAACATGGGCCGGAAGAAGTGCCCACACATTAGCGTCG tggaaaagcaaaagtgTATGCAACCGGAATGTTCGATCACCGACATGGAAGTGCCAGATGCACTCTGTCCAACCACCGCCTGGAGTGACTGGAGTCCTTGCAGTGCGACCTGTGGCAAGGGGGTACATATCCGCACCCGGCTTCTACTACTAACGCCGGAAGAGCAGCCACGTTGTCAGAACCGGATCGAACTGAACCAGCAACGCCCGTGCTCGGAGAAGGTCGATTGTCTGTACGATACGTTCACGGCGCAGGAGATATGTTCCCAGGCACCGGAAGTTGGTCCGTGTCGTGGCCGCTACCAGCGCTATGCGTTCGACTCGAATCAGGGCACATGCGTACCGTTTTACTACGGCGGGTGTCGTGGAAATCGGAACAACTTCCTGACGTCGGACGATTGCATGCATACGTGTGCGAGAGCCCGTTCCGTTAGCACCACCGTGCGTCCTTCAACACCGGATCCTTTTGACGCGTTGCCCGTCGATTGCGTGTTGTCTGACTGGTCGGAATGGACGAGCTGCTCGGTGACTTGTGGAACCGGGCGTTCGGAACGTATCCGCTCGATTATGACCCATCCACGGAACGGTGGAATGCCCTGTCCGCCACGTGTCGTCAAGCGACGCAAGTGTACCGGACCACCGTGTAATTAA